A segment of the Novipirellula galeiformis genome:
AGCACGCAGAGCCGACTCGCCATTTGCAAAATGATGCAAGCCACAATCCGTGTGCGCAGCATTGTTACCGGAGACCTTGATCTGTTGAATGGCATTGAACGGGGTCTGGTGATTCAGGCAGCAAGGTGAGTAGCGTGCCAGCAAGGGCGGCAACGTCAGCGTTTGGTGATAAAGTCAGCTGACGAAGGTCATTCGCGTATTCCGTGCGGACCCACCTTTGAGCGGCGACGTTGTTTTCAACCAAAGCGGTGAAGTCACGAATGATTTGACTTTGCGTCGGAGTATCACCATTGATCAGGCCCTCGTGGTATGACTGGACAACCGCGGCACCAAATGCGTCGGCCAGTCCGTCGCCGTCAATCACGATACGGTTTGGAAGGCCACGAGCCCAAGCGACCACCTTGACCGCACTCCATCCCGCAATGGAGATGCATATCACGCCTAACGTCATCGCGGTGATGAGCAGTCGTTTTGTTCGACGAGTCATTCAAACACCTTTGAACAAGCGTGAATTCCAATCCGATCACCAGGGACGGAGAGTGAACGATCCATCAAATTTCGGTCACTTCCGTGCTTCGGGCGAGTCGCTCGAGGGTCTTTCAGGTTTAGGATACGCTTTGTATTCACCATGTGCCACGGATTCCTGCTTCGTGGTATCGCGATATCTGTTCTTGGTCCAATTCACCCACCGCCCCCTCTCGGAACCCGAAGGGGGCAGTTAACGCATCCGGGCTCCCAGCCAACAGCTCTCAACCGGCATCCCTTCGCACTCTACAATCACGATCAAGTCCGCATCGCGAGCATTGAGATTCGCGCAGATTCGCTTAGTTCTTGGCGCAAATTCGCACTAAACGTTTGCCCACGAATCACGCTATTCATCGCGAATGAGCGCCGCATGACGGAATTGCATTAGGGACAAAATGCAAGGCAAACAACGACGATCAATCGCCGCGGTAGCGTCGACAGCGATCGTCGCACGGTTCAACCGACGACGTGAATTTGCGACCACGGGTTCCGTCCTCAAGGCCTAACCGCGCAAAGCGTTTCCTGTGACGCACGGTTCAACCGACCAAGCCCTACGTAAAGACATCGCCGCCAACGAGGCAAACGAGGTGGCCAGTATCAGAATACGAGCCACACAGCTCAGCGTCTTCTCGATCAGCGAACGCGGATAGAGATTCGTTGCACATCACCGTTGGCGGCGAACTCTCAGATTGAACGCGGGTCAAGGCATCCGTCTGACGAGCGGGGCATTGATACAAATACCGAATTGGCAACGAAGCCAAACATCATGTTCTGAGTCCGATAAAGGCGGAGTTCACGCAGAGACGTGAGTAGATGTTCCATTTGCAAAAACTTGTTGCGGCCGCGGCAAACTCTGATTTTTAGTCACACGTTCTCAGCCGCTCTGGTTCACGCCATGGGTATCGCTACGGCTGCCCGGTTACCGCGGAAATAGCGTTCAGGAACGAAGGGTCGCGATGGTCACCCGTAACGCGGAAGGAGCCGTTAATGGGACTGAAGATTTGTGGTACTGAAACAACCTGGCCATCCACGAGTACGGCAAGCGTCGACGAATTTGGAGAAGTGGTTGCAGCAAGCATCTTCTTCGTGCCAGCAGGATTCAATACGATTTCGAGAGCGGGAACCGACTCGGCAGGTTCTACACCACCGACCGTCTCAATCTCAATCATCGATTTTGCGACCGTCGCAATATCCGAAGTCTGTACCACGGGGGGGCCGACCAAGTTGATCGTCGCCTTTGTGGTCGGGTCAACGGCAGCCTTCGTGCCTAGCCCCTCCACTGCGGCCACAGCGTAGATCTCGATTATTACGCCCGGCGGAACAGGGCCAGGAATCGCAGTCGTTCCCGGTTCGCAACCGGCCAAAAGCACGACGGTCAATGCCAGCGGGATCATGCATTTCATAACGGTCTCGATGTTTGTGGGACAATGGTAACAAGAGATAGACGGGGGAACTTGCTCCACCCTTGGAGCCAAACTTTCCACCGCCGCTTCGGTTCATCGCATGCTTCGCAGGTGCGATTCAAATTCGTGCCGCTCGTTCTGCGGCGATCAATCCGTTTCGGTACTCCATCGAAAGTCATGGCTCCTCTGTGCTGTCCGCAGCGGCCCCGCAAGCAAGGCCCCACGCGGCACAACGTTATTGTCGGATAAGAACGCTTCGCCATCGTTTCGTGCAACGGTGTAGCGATATGCTTTCTTTCCCATTATACGTGCGGAGAGTTTTCCGGTGACGCCCTTAAGTGGCAAGCCCTCATGAACAACCCTTTCGGTAAGGCACTCAATTTCATCCCAAGCAAACGTGGGTCGATTTGATCCTCGATGAACCACGAACCCCTGTTCATGAATAGCGACTTTCGACTGAGACAATCTTCTCACGTAATAACCAAATTCCACCGCAGCGACGAAGAGAGCTGCCGCCATGATATACTCTCCCATTGGCTCAAAGTCCTGTTGCGCTGCGTAGACCAAGTATCCACCGCCGCAAAGAAACAGGAATGAAATTAAATAATCAGCGATCACGTTTTCATTTTTTGGTTGAAGCGTTTTTTAAACGTCCAAGTGATTCCGGTCTGCAGGTGGAGGTATCCACTTCAAAACTCCCGTTAATTTGAGTAAGGCGTCGTCGACGCTATCTGTACAGCGAACGTTACCAATCAACACCAATCAACCCGCGCCGACCGTCAATCTTCCCCTTCAAAACGCCCGACTTCGCCGCTCGGTTGCATCGGATGGCACTGGCTTTCTTCGAAAGACATCAAATCGCCCAATCCAAACCGAGCTTGTCACCCCATCAGCATCCAGCAAATCCTCGGCCGCGCAGCATTTCGGCACCACACCTCTACTAAACGCTGCACTTTCATATCAACGCAAAGCCCCAGAGCATTGCAGAGCGAAAACACGTCCCCGGAAATCAACTTCGAATGCCAGAACGCTGAAATTCATCGAGCACGGAAGATTGATTTTCCATTTGCAAAACCACGCAAGTCGTCCTGCGGGTGCACGGCTTGGCTCTGGCAATTTTGGTCCGGGTATTGCCCCGACCCTCAGAACAAGTCCGCGCCCATCAAGAGCAGCTAAGTTCGATCGGCAGCGCAAGAGTTGTACTCACACGTGCAAGCATGGGTTGGTCGCCGCAAGAAGAAGTGAACGAACAGGAGGAAAGGGAGAGAACAGAGCAGGATTGACCAGCATCTCCGTTGACTCTGCGACCTCCGGTTCAATCCGAACGTATGGATCGTGTTGAAGGCAAAAAAATGTCTGGCAAAAAAATGAAGAATGGATCTTGGCAACCGCGGCGTTGAGCTCTTCCCCACACGTTACCCATCTTTTTGCCCCACATGCTTTTGTCGGCAATGCAGTGGAGAAAGAGCCTCGACAGCGCGTCGCCCGGTTCAATGCGTCTGCGGCGTCCCTTGATTTCGAGCGTTGACGATATCAACGCGAACGACTGGATCGACCTCGTGATTACTTCCATGCCAGAACGGTGGCGGTCACCCGATCCAAGCGGACGAGCCACCGTCAGAACAAGTGCCCCAAAAGGATACCAGAGTTTGATCGTCAGCGCACGATTTGTCCGCGAACGATGGAGCATAGGTTGGTCGCCGCAAGAAGAAATGAACGAACAGGAGCAAACGGAGAGAACAGAGGAGAATTGACCGGCATCTCCGTTGACTCTGCGACCTCCTGTTCAATCCGAACGTATGGATCGTGTTGAAGGTAAAAAGATGTCTGGCAAAAAAAATGAAGAATGGATCTTGGCAATCACGGCGTTGTGTTCTTTCCCATACGTTAGACGTCTTTTTGCCCCACATGTTTTTGTCGGCAATGCAGTGGAGAAAGAGCCTCGACAGCGCGTCGCCTGGTTCAAAGCGTCTGCGGCGTCCCTTGATTTCGAGCGTTGACGGCACCAACGCGAACCAATGGATCGGCCTCACGATGTTGCGATCAAATCATCGACCGCGCAGATTAGTCGCACCGATTCGACTGCATAACTTCTTCCATCCCAGAACGTTGATGTTCACACGGATTGCCCGGACGATTCTCTATCGCCCCAATAACCCAGCTCGTGATCTCGTGTGCGACACATGGTTCTTGCACTGGGCTTGAGTGGCAGACGACTCGCCAATCGGACGAGATCCACAAACCTTAGAATACGGGCCGAATAGGGCCCGAGCAACAGGCGACCGAGCAAGCCAGCAAACAAGCAACTCGGCGACGACCAGCGATCATCGACTGCGCTGGAAGTCGGACGTGGGCGAGACCGCGCAACAATTAGTGTTTATTCGTGGCGATGAGTGTTTCAGTCGGAAAGAACACTCATCTTCGCTAATCGCACACGAAAGGCTTTGCCGTGGAGGGCCGCACTGCCTCGGTTGGCAGCGGCGAGCAATCGAGCAACCGACACGGAGCGTGGCAATCCACTGCGCATCGACGGAGAGCAAGAACGTCCGCGAGCACGTGGTCGCCGTGAGTGATCATCCACTTCAATAACTACGACCCGCCGTGCATCGCATTGTTACCCGCCATTTGGGACAGTGGCCGATGAGTCAACGGCACGACGCACCCAGGCTGCATACCTGCGAATGTACTCTCTGTTGGAACAAGATGCTACATCAGCAGCTTCCGCCATTCGAGCAGGAGCAAACCGTATGGCCATCGAAAGTTGGTCTTTGAATTGCTCGTAGAACCGACCATCAATAAGGCGATTGACGATTGCGTCGACCATGGATTTGCATTGATCGTCAGACGGCGGGTGATTTTTGAAGTACCGACACAGTTTCGCACGAGCCCGGTTGTGCCACATCCCCAAGCTCTCCGCGGTCACGAACGCAACCGCTCGTGTTGCAGCGTCGGTATCGCCACGTTTCACGTCTTCAATTAGCGAGTGAAGGTCCGACTTCGTCAGCGATCGAATCCAAAGTGCCACAAACGACGGTCGCATTGTCGACTCATTTCGCTTCATGCATTTACTCGGGTAACAGCGATAGTCACCCAGCCGCGGAAAACGATTTACGATTAGCAACTTGTCCAGCCAACGCGGCTTGGATGGATGCCATGGTCACGCCATGTTCCTGGCACGGCGTTGCCCAGAGATCAGTATAGCGAACATGACGGCGACAGACACAATCCCGCCAAGTATGGTCATGTGAAATCCCTGTGCTCGCATCCCCGTCATCATTGCGATAGCGATTGGTAGCAGTAGCGTTGCTAGACAGGCTCGCCAC
Coding sequences within it:
- a CDS encoding SecDF P1 head subdomain-containing protein, with translation MKCMIPLALTVVLLAGCEPGTTAIPGPVPPGVIIEIYAVAAVEGLGTKAAVDPTTKATINLVGPPVVQTSDIATVAKSMIEIETVGGVEPAESVPALEIVLNPAGTKKMLAATTSPNSSTLAVLVDGQVVSVPQIFSPINGSFRVTGDHRDPSFLNAISAVTGQP
- a CDS encoding DUF6585 family protein; protein product: MIADYLISFLFLCGGGYLVYAAQQDFEPMGEYIMAAALFVAAVEFGYYVRRLSQSKVAIHEQGFVVHRGSNRPTFAWDEIECLTERVVHEGLPLKGVTGKLSARIMGKKAYRYTVARNDGEAFLSDNNVVPRGALLAGPLRTAQRSHDFRWSTETD